A DNA window from Polyodon spathula isolate WHYD16114869_AA chromosome 18, ASM1765450v1, whole genome shotgun sequence contains the following coding sequences:
- the rgl1 gene encoding ral guanine nucleotide dissociation stimulator-like 1 isoform X6, whose protein sequence is MAYVPALSSVQDWGEEVEEGAVYNVTLKRVQIQQAANKGARWLGADGDRLPPGHTISQLETCKIRSIKAGTLERLVETLLTAFGDNDFTYISIFLSTYRAFACPADVLGLLLDRYQDLEVTGSDELGSPPDSRAAVRNAIASILRAWLDQCPEDFHQPPEYPSLHKVLEYLHRTMPGSDPERRAQNLLEQLQRQDRSEPEREGGFHGNSSFCLGEDEEVEVDVAEDFVSIPEDLVAEQLTFMDAELYKKVIPHHCLGSIWSQRDKKENKHIAPTVRATITQFNNLTKCVVCTVLRGRDLKPQHRARVIEKWINIAQECRIRKNFSSLRAIISALQSNPIYRLKRTWASVPKDSMLMFEELSDIFSDNNNYLTSRELLMKEGTSKFANLESCVKENQKRTQKRLQLQKDTGAMQGTVPYLGTFLTDLTMLDTALPDFVEGGLINFEKRRREFEVIAQIKLLQSACNSYCLSANPAFLRWFRSQQHLTDEESYSLSCEIEGIADSSPTSPKPRKSMVKRLSLLFLGTDAVASSTPVKESPKSPLSGSSGESMDSVSVSSSDSSPSELEVACQTPDTPMKKLSESSSCSSIHSMDTLSSSPSLPEPPPTHRRSVSGSSALPLPVYNQQNEDSCIIRVSVQASNGNLYKSILLTSQDKTPAVITRAMSKHNLESEATDHYELVQVISEERELLIPDNANVFYAMNSSANFNFLLRHKEWAAGGRAVKLRSRSSATLPRACRGGCLSNRLSKVTL, encoded by the exons AGTTCCGTCCAGGACTGgggagaggaggtggaggagggagCCGTCTACAATGTCACACTCAAGAGGGTCCAGATCCAACAGGCTGCCAACAAGGGAGCGCGCTGGCTGGGG GCGGATGGTGACCGGCTGCCCCCAGGTCACACGATCAGCCAGCTAGAGACGTGTAAGATCCGCTCCATCAAGGCTGGGACGCTGGAGCGGCTGGTGGAGACGCTGCTGACTGCCTTCGGGGACAACGACTTCACTTACATCAGCATCTTCCTGTCCACATACCGGGCCTTCGCCTGCCCCGCGGACGTGCTGGGACTGTTGCTCGACAG GTACCAGGACCTGGAGGTCACTGGCAGTGATGAGCTTGGCAGCCCCCCCGACAGCAGAGCAGCCGTGCGCAA TGCCATCGCCTCCATCCTGCGTGCCTGGCTGGATCAGTGCCCCGAGGATTTCCACCAGCCCCCCGAGTACCCCAGCCTGCACAAGGTTCTGGAGTACCTGCACCGGACCATGCCGGGCTCTGACCCAGAGAGGCGAGCCCAGAACCTGCTGGAGCAGCTGCAGAGGCAGGACCGGAGCGAGCCGGAGAGGGAGG GTGGTTTCCACGGCAATAGCAGCTTCTGCCTCGGTGAGGATGAGGAAGTGGAGGTCGACGTGGCCGAGGATTTTGTGAGCATTCCAGAAGACCTGGTGGCGGAGCAGCTGACCTTCATGGACGCG GAGCTCTATAAGAAGGTGATCCCTCACCACTGCCTCGGCTCCATCTGGTCCCAGAGAGACAAGAAGGAGAACAAGCACATTGCACCCACCGTCCGCGCCACCATCACCCAGTTCAACAACCTTACCAAGTGTGTGGTGTGCACCGTGCTGAGGGGCCGGGACCTGAAGCCACAGCACCGCGCCAGGGTCATCGAGAAGTGGATCAACATCGCGCAG GAATGCCGGATCCGGAAGAACTTCTCCTCCTTGCGAGCGATCATCTCGGCTCTCCAGTCCAATCCCATCTATCGGCTGAAGAGGACCTGGGCCAGTGTCCCCAA GGACAGCATGCTGATGTTTGAGGAGCTCTCCGATATCTTCTCTGACAACAATAACTACCTGACGAGCCGAGAGCTGCTGATGAAG GAAGGCACTTCCAAGTTTGCAAACCTGGAGAGCTGCGTGAAAGAAAACCAGAAACGCACTCAGAAGAGGCTGCAGCTGCAGAAAGACACg GGAGCCATGCAGGGTACTGTCCCCTATCTGGGCACCTTCCTGACAGACCTCACTATGCTGGACACTGCGCTGCCAGACTTCGTGGAG GGCGGTCTGATTAACTTTGAGAAGAGACGGAGG gAGTTTGAGGTCATTGCACAGATCAAGCTCCTGCAGTCCGCCTGCAACAGCTACTGCCTGAGCGCCAACCCGGCCTTCCTGCGCTGGTTCAGGAGCCAGCAGCACTTAACTGACGAGGAGAG cTACTCCCTGTCCTGTGAGATCGAAGGCATCGCAGACAGCAGCCCCACATCCCCAAAGCCTCGCAAGAGCATGGTGAAGAGACTGAGCCT ATTGTTCCTGGGTACGGACGCGGTGGCCAGCAGCACGCCGGTGAAGGAGAGCCCCAAGTCGCCCCTTAGTGGCAGCTCTGGGGAGAGCATGGACTCGGTCAGCGTCTCGTCCAGCGACTCCAGCCCCTCGGAGCTCGAGGTGGCCTGCCAGACCCCCGATACACCCATGAAGAAG CTCTCTGAGTCCTCATCCTGCTCCTCGATCCACTCCATGGACACCTTGTCTTCGTCCCCCTCGCTGCCGGAGCCCCCCCCCACGCACAGGCGCTCCGTGTCGGGCTCCAGTGCACTCCCCCTGCCCGTCTACAACCAGCAGAACGAGGACAGCTGCATCATCCGGGTCAGCGTGCAGGCCAGCAACGGGAACCTGTACAAGAGCATCctg CTCACCAGTCAGGATAAGACCCCAGCAGTGATCACGAGAGCCATGAGCAAACACAACCTGGAGAGCGAGGCGACCGACCACTATGAACTGGTGCAGGTCATCTCTGAGGAGAGAG AGCTGCTGATCCCAGACAATGCCAACGTGTTCTACGCCATGAACAGCTCGGCCAACTTCAACTTCCTCCTGCGGCACAAGGAGTGGGCTGCGGGGGGGCGGGCAGTGAAACTGCGCAGCCGCTCAAGCGCCACGCTGCCACGGGCCTGCCGGGGGGGCTGCCTGAGCAACCGGCTGAGCAAGGTGACCCTGTga
- the rgl1 gene encoding ral guanine nucleotide dissociation stimulator-like 1 isoform X3 — protein MREALTMKFTWKHKMQSSVQDWGEEVEEGAVYNVTLKRVQIQQAANKGARWLGADGDRLPPGHTISQLETCKIRSIKAGTLERLVETLLTAFGDNDFTYISIFLSTYRAFACPADVLGLLLDRYQDLEVTGSDELGSPPDSRAAVRNAIASILRAWLDQCPEDFHQPPEYPSLHKVLEYLHRTMPGSDPERRAQNLLEQLQRQDRSEPEREGGFHGNSSFCLGEDEEVEVDVAEDFVSIPEDLVAEQLTFMDAELYKKVIPHHCLGSIWSQRDKKENKHIAPTVRATITQFNNLTKCVVCTVLRGRDLKPQHRARVIEKWINIAQECRIRKNFSSLRAIISALQSNPIYRLKRTWASVPKDSMLMFEELSDIFSDNNNYLTSRELLMKEGTSKFANLESCVKENQKRTQKRLQLQKDTGAMQGTVPYLGTFLTDLTMLDTALPDFVEGGLINFEKRRREFEVIAQIKLLQSACNSYCLSANPAFLRWFRSQQHLTDEESYSLSCEIEGIADSSPTSPKPRKSMVKRLSLLFLGTDAVASSTPVKESPKSPLSGSSGESMDSVSVSSSDSSPSELEVACQTPDTPMKKLSESSSCSSIHSMDTLSSSPSLPEPPPTHRRSVSGSSALPLPVYNQQNEDSCIIRVSVQASNGNLYKSILLTSQDKTPAVITRAMSKHNLESEATDHYELVQVISEERELLIPDNANVFYAMNSSANFNFLLRHKEWAAGGRAVKLRSRSSATLPRACRGGCLSNRLSKVTL, from the exons ATGAGGGAAGCGCTCACAATGAAATTCACTTGGAAACATAAAATG CAGAGTTCCGTCCAGGACTGgggagaggaggtggaggagggagCCGTCTACAATGTCACACTCAAGAGGGTCCAGATCCAACAGGCTGCCAACAAGGGAGCGCGCTGGCTGGGG GCGGATGGTGACCGGCTGCCCCCAGGTCACACGATCAGCCAGCTAGAGACGTGTAAGATCCGCTCCATCAAGGCTGGGACGCTGGAGCGGCTGGTGGAGACGCTGCTGACTGCCTTCGGGGACAACGACTTCACTTACATCAGCATCTTCCTGTCCACATACCGGGCCTTCGCCTGCCCCGCGGACGTGCTGGGACTGTTGCTCGACAG GTACCAGGACCTGGAGGTCACTGGCAGTGATGAGCTTGGCAGCCCCCCCGACAGCAGAGCAGCCGTGCGCAA TGCCATCGCCTCCATCCTGCGTGCCTGGCTGGATCAGTGCCCCGAGGATTTCCACCAGCCCCCCGAGTACCCCAGCCTGCACAAGGTTCTGGAGTACCTGCACCGGACCATGCCGGGCTCTGACCCAGAGAGGCGAGCCCAGAACCTGCTGGAGCAGCTGCAGAGGCAGGACCGGAGCGAGCCGGAGAGGGAGG GTGGTTTCCACGGCAATAGCAGCTTCTGCCTCGGTGAGGATGAGGAAGTGGAGGTCGACGTGGCCGAGGATTTTGTGAGCATTCCAGAAGACCTGGTGGCGGAGCAGCTGACCTTCATGGACGCG GAGCTCTATAAGAAGGTGATCCCTCACCACTGCCTCGGCTCCATCTGGTCCCAGAGAGACAAGAAGGAGAACAAGCACATTGCACCCACCGTCCGCGCCACCATCACCCAGTTCAACAACCTTACCAAGTGTGTGGTGTGCACCGTGCTGAGGGGCCGGGACCTGAAGCCACAGCACCGCGCCAGGGTCATCGAGAAGTGGATCAACATCGCGCAG GAATGCCGGATCCGGAAGAACTTCTCCTCCTTGCGAGCGATCATCTCGGCTCTCCAGTCCAATCCCATCTATCGGCTGAAGAGGACCTGGGCCAGTGTCCCCAA GGACAGCATGCTGATGTTTGAGGAGCTCTCCGATATCTTCTCTGACAACAATAACTACCTGACGAGCCGAGAGCTGCTGATGAAG GAAGGCACTTCCAAGTTTGCAAACCTGGAGAGCTGCGTGAAAGAAAACCAGAAACGCACTCAGAAGAGGCTGCAGCTGCAGAAAGACACg GGAGCCATGCAGGGTACTGTCCCCTATCTGGGCACCTTCCTGACAGACCTCACTATGCTGGACACTGCGCTGCCAGACTTCGTGGAG GGCGGTCTGATTAACTTTGAGAAGAGACGGAGG gAGTTTGAGGTCATTGCACAGATCAAGCTCCTGCAGTCCGCCTGCAACAGCTACTGCCTGAGCGCCAACCCGGCCTTCCTGCGCTGGTTCAGGAGCCAGCAGCACTTAACTGACGAGGAGAG cTACTCCCTGTCCTGTGAGATCGAAGGCATCGCAGACAGCAGCCCCACATCCCCAAAGCCTCGCAAGAGCATGGTGAAGAGACTGAGCCT ATTGTTCCTGGGTACGGACGCGGTGGCCAGCAGCACGCCGGTGAAGGAGAGCCCCAAGTCGCCCCTTAGTGGCAGCTCTGGGGAGAGCATGGACTCGGTCAGCGTCTCGTCCAGCGACTCCAGCCCCTCGGAGCTCGAGGTGGCCTGCCAGACCCCCGATACACCCATGAAGAAG CTCTCTGAGTCCTCATCCTGCTCCTCGATCCACTCCATGGACACCTTGTCTTCGTCCCCCTCGCTGCCGGAGCCCCCCCCCACGCACAGGCGCTCCGTGTCGGGCTCCAGTGCACTCCCCCTGCCCGTCTACAACCAGCAGAACGAGGACAGCTGCATCATCCGGGTCAGCGTGCAGGCCAGCAACGGGAACCTGTACAAGAGCATCctg CTCACCAGTCAGGATAAGACCCCAGCAGTGATCACGAGAGCCATGAGCAAACACAACCTGGAGAGCGAGGCGACCGACCACTATGAACTGGTGCAGGTCATCTCTGAGGAGAGAG AGCTGCTGATCCCAGACAATGCCAACGTGTTCTACGCCATGAACAGCTCGGCCAACTTCAACTTCCTCCTGCGGCACAAGGAGTGGGCTGCGGGGGGGCGGGCAGTGAAACTGCGCAGCCGCTCAAGCGCCACGCTGCCACGGGCCTGCCGGGGGGGCTGCCTGAGCAACCGGCTGAGCAAGGTGACCCTGTga